The sequence aggctggcttaaaacttaagtgtttaaaaatctaagaccatggcatctagtcccagcAGTTCATGgttaatagatggggaagcaatggaaacagtgtcagactttattttttggggctccaaaatcactgcagatggtgaatgcagccgtgagattaaaagacacttgctccttggaagaaaatctgtgacaaacctagacagcatattaaaaagcagaaacattactttgtcagcaaaggttcatttagtcaaagctatggtttttccagtaaaagctatggtttttccagtaggcatgtaggATGTGatcgttggaccataaagaaagctgagtgctgaagaattgatgctttggaactgtgatgttggagaagactcttgagagccccttggactgcaaggagatcaaaccagtcaatcctgggaaatcagtgctgaatattcattggaaggactgatgttggagctgaagctgcagtactttggccacctgatgcgaagaactaactcatcggaaaagaccctgatgctgggaaagattgaaggcaggaggagaagaggacgacagaggatgagacggttggatggcatcactgattccatggatgtgtttgagtaaactccggtgatggacagggaggcctggcgtgctgtggtccattgggtcacaagtaGTAGGACATgacgagcgactgaactgaacaggctcTTTCCGCTCTAGTCTGTGCTCTCCTTTGGGCCTTTGCATGGTGATGTGTTTTATGGTCCCCACTGAGCTCTTagtctctgttgctttttcttcatctctttgttCATCACAGTGAATGCTCACAGTTGACCTATCTGAGTTTGCTGATATGTCTCCTTTCTCAAGCCTGCTGTTGAATGAAATCTTCTAATGaacttttcatttcagatattacACTTTTTTAGCTCCAGAATTTGATTCCTTTTATATAATTGCTATCTTTTTTTGAGATTTCCTTTAGCTGTTTGagcatattttgaaaaatcatgtTCTTTGTCCTATGTGGTCTGTCTTAAAGCTGTTTCCTTAAGCCTGTGCTCAGCTCATGGTCTGACAGAGATTTCCTCACATGGCTTGTGTGACTTGTTTCTTACTTGGGGCTTTGCTTGGCTGCTGTAGACCTGTGACTGTATCACAGAGTTCTTACAGAGCTGATTCTGGCAGGTGGTGTGTCTGCATTCCTGATGGGGACACTTTTGCTATTGTCACTCTCTgaccatgtttttttaaaaaaactatatagAGTTTTAGGTGATGTGTGGGTTACTCAATAAAACAGGCTGCTGTGCTTTATTTGTAAGGATAAGCAGTTCTCATCAAATTGCCAGCGTTTGTCCCGTGGATAATATCACCGATATGAGAAGATGTGGGCACATTCTTTAACCATGAAGTAGAGAAGAGCTTTATTGAGTATAGGAGGTTATGGAATAGGTTTCAAGTCCACATTAGTGTAGCTAGgttgaataaaagaaataattttcccTTTATTATTTAATGTTGCAGTACTTTATAAAGGGTGTTGAGTTTCTCCCTTTGAAGAAGTTTTCTTAAAAGCAATGGTCACCTAGATGTAAAAGTCCTTGATTACTAGCCCAAGACAGGATTTTTAATTTGAGATCTACTTAGATAATTTTGTGATCTTGAACAAGTTGAAGTTCCCACTGCTATTCATCTCTGCgtttcaaatgaattttatttcattactttgATGTGGTCTCATTAAAACTTTCAAACCAGTGTAGTTAAAACCAGAACAACTCCCAGTCATCACCTTGTTCTGCAGTAAAGGAAGCTAATTTCTCctatctttttaaataaacactttCCCCTAAATATGGAAAGTTACGTcgtttccatttttaaagtattttaaacatGGGCCATAGTGAACCTCTGTGTGCCAGTTTCTTTCAGAGGGTAGATACTTTGAAGTGGGGCCAGTATTTATGTTTCTTATAATCTGTACAGAAGTGTTGTGATATATATAGATTGATATGTAGATAGGTAGACTTACactatgtgtatacacacatatataacattttatggaTGTGAGTTTTATAagtgtgatcttagttttgtaggataaattcctagtaGCTGAATTTAATGTGAAaaagactatgccaaagcctttgaccgtgtggatcataataaactggaaaattctgaaagagatgggaataccagaccacctgacctgcctcttgagaaacctgtatacaggtcaggaagcaatggttagaactggacatggaacaacagattggttccaaataggaaaaggagtatgtcaaggctgtatattgtcaccctgcttatttaacttatatgcagagtacatcatgagaaacgctgggctggaggaagcacaagctggaatcaagattgccgggagaaatatcagtaacctcagatatggagatgacaccacccttatggcagaaagtgaagaagaactaaagagcctcttgatcaaagtgaaagaagagagtgaaaaagttggcttaaagctcaacattcagaaaactaagataatggcatccagtcccattacttcatggcaaatagatggggaaacagtggctgactttttctgggctccaaaatcactgtagatggtgattgcagccatgaaatgaaaagactccTTAGAAGCAAAGtaatgaccaacttagcatattaaaaagcagagagattactttgtcaacaaaggtccgtctagtcaaggctgtggtttatccagtagtcatgtatggatgtgagagttggactataaagaaagttgagcggcaaagaactgatgcttttgaaccgtggcgttggagaagactcttgagagtcccgtggactgcaaggagatccaaccagtccatcctaaagattagTGCTGCgtgttcattgaagggactgatgttgaagctgaaactccaatactttggccacctgatgtgaagagctgactcatgtgaaaagaccctgatgctgggaaagattgagggcaggaggagaaggggacaacagaggatgagatggttggatgacatcacctacacaatggacatggatttggctggactccggcagttggtgatggacagggaggcctggcatgctgcagtccatggggttgcaaagagtcagagacaactgagcgactgaactgaatatgtacttaaaattttgatagatattgccaaattgtCCATTATAGAAAGGTTTTACTGATGCACACACTGTTAATCTCTGTCCAGAGTTCCTGTTTTCCCACAACCTTGCCAGTACAGTGTGTTGGCAAACATTTGGATTGTTGCCACTATTCTAAGGGAACACTACTATGGCACTGTCGATTTCATTGGAGTCTCTCTTGTTATGAGTGGATTGagctttgttattgtttttgtttgttcacaCATTATGTTCACACGTTTGAAAACCGTTTTTATTGAGTTGCTGTCTTTCTGTTAGGCTGTTAGACTTTGTTTATAGAGGAATCTGGCATGCCAAAAACTTTTTTGGTTTATACAGTTGGATGTATTAGTTTTAAGACCTGAAATCCTGTGCTGTTCTTAGAAAGGACTTTTCCAGTCTGAGATTATTGAAAGGATCTTCCATGGTCAAATAGACTCACTTTTAATATACTAAGTAAAATTGAGTAGATGTGTTTTAGTCCCAGAGCAGTGGACTTGCTCTCACTCGCAGCCTTGCCCAGTTGTTAAATTGTCCAGAGCGTATGTTTCTTTCTGGCTCATGCCTCTGTAGGAATGGTCATCTTTTGGGGACCACTCTCTTCTGTCTTAGATCTAACAGAGAATAAAAGGTTAGATCTTAGGTATATTTCTCTTAGCATTTCattttttagtatatatgtaaactataaatataaaattgctGCTTTCCAACCTTCAAAGCTGTTTCTTTAGACTTATTACAGTAAGGATAAGTTTTTATCAGATTTTCCCCTCATCTTGCTTCTATTATATCAGTAAAATTCTGTCCCCGGGTGGTAGGGGTGGATATTATCTGGAGAGATACACAGAGATGATTATTGGTCAACTGTAAACTCTAAAAGAATGGTTTGTGTTTTCCTCTAGAtcccaaggaagagaaagaggaggaagagtctGCCCTCGCTCAGGAAGCTCCTGCCGCAGCAGCTCGGCCGAGTCGGGGCTGGCGCGGCAGCAGCCGCACGTCCGTCTCTCGGCATCGCGAAGCAGAGAACACCCGCAGCTCTCGGTCCAAGACTGGTTCACTGCAGCTCATCTGCAAGTCAGAGCCAAATACAGACCAGCTCGATTATGGTACAGTGCCAGTAGAGTCTGATCATTTAACCACCAGTTGCCTATTGATTTTTGTGTAATGTTGAACATTTACCAGAACAGCCTGACTTTTAGGGTCACATGTGGTGTTACAGGAAGGATCCTTTTTGATAGTTTATGGAGAATTCTCCATTTGTGTAATGACCCTAAACTGTATTTTGGTTTGAGTCTCTTGGCTGCAGAGAGAAAATATCTATACCTTCATACCAAAAGTTctgtttcataccttttctagATGCTACAGAAGAGCATCAGTCTCCAGGTGGCATTAGGTAAGAAACCTTGCAATATTTCATAGTTTAAACCCTTGGGGATGTAAAGGGGATGAAGACCAGTCAGTCAGATCACATGACTCAGAGGTTTTCTACTTGAAATACTTGAGTCAGTTGTTTTTTAACTCTTAGTGTCACTGAGCCATCTTTGCCTTGCCTTTATTTAATGAAATTAGAGCATGGCtaggatttttgtgtttttagttCCAGTTGTTATTCTTTGGGGGAAAGCAGCTAGGTTGCAGTCCAGTTAGATTATTAGAGAATGAAGATCCTAGATAATGCTGTGAACCTTTGGCTGCGTCTAGGTAAATTGCTGAATAAAATCAGTCAGATATGATTTATAACAGCTGGGATTTCTAATCTCTGTTGGCTTCTTTCCAGCAgtgatgaggaagaggaggaggaagaagagatgtTGATCAGTGAAGAAGAAATACCGTTCAAAGATGATCCAAGAGATGAGACCTACAAACCCCACTTAGAAAGGCATGTCTCGGGTTTGTTGGTGAAAACTAAGTTAGGAAAACATTTTGGCATGCTTTTATTTCACCTTGTTGCCAAACTAATGGATATggacttaatttttaaaggagTAATTTTGCACTTGTTTTACAAACCTAGCATTATCCTATTGCTCCCTGCTACAGCACGCTCTTCTATTTATAGAACTTTGTGTTGCTCATAATCCAAATTATTATGACATCTGCCTGTTTTAAGATGTCATGAGTTGCCTGAATACTTagaatttttttacttttgtttttctttacatcTATAGTGAGATTTGATTCTAAGGCTTTGTTAGCTTGGGGCTGGGGTTCATCTCATTGGCTTTTAATATGTGTATGGTTACTGTCCATAAGACGAATAGTGGCTGGAAACGACATTTCATATACTGAGGagcataattttataataaatcagtGATAATTCCAGGCTTTACCCTTCTGTCACAGGTGTTCTTGAAAAGGTCCTTTGCTGGATACCAATGTTGAAATGTGTTTGTATTTTCAGGGAAACCCCAAAGCCACGGAGAAAATCagggaaggtgaaagaagagaaagagaagaaagaaataaaagtggaAGTCGAGGTGGAGGTGaaagaagaagagaatgaaattagGGACGACGAGGAGCCTCCTAGGAAGTGAGTAGGCAGTTACTACCGGAAATGGAAGCTTAACAGATTTTCAAGTCACTAGTGGAGAAAAGGGTAGGAGTGTGAGGAGAGATGTTGACAGGTATATATTGTTGTCTCCAGCAGCTGACAGTTTGATTGGAAAGACTTCTCTCAAAAGCTTGAAAAGTTTCATTCACAGCAGTCCTTAAAGATGTTCCATTGAGTATGGTAGGACAGTGGCTGTagggacacagagaggagagTAAAGATAGCAAAAAAAATATGGCAAATAAGGCACATGATGTAATGACTTTGATCAGGTAAAAGCTCATGCCTAGCAGTTAGTTCCTGTTGCGGAGAGAGCTTTTTTTAAGTGTGTAGGCTTTTGTCTCTGTTACAAGGAGAATGTATCCTTTATAGTCTTAGGGCTTTTAGATAATAGACtaatttcttctactttttcagTTAACTTGTGGTGCGGTCTTATTTATAAGTAAAGTTGCTTCAGAGTGAAATCTGTGGTTTTGCTGGATTTGTCTTTGGCTTTATGTATTCTGGGTTACCCGTCGTTTCTGCCACCAGCTTTTTGGTCTTGAGTGTACGTCCTCAGTTAATCTTTACCGTATAAGCTTCAGTCTGGACTGTGTGGACAGTAACTTTGTTCTTTAATTACAGGAGAGGAAGAAGGCGAAAAGATGACAAAAGCCCACGATTACCCAAAAGGAGGTGAGTAATTTATAGCCCTGCAGGGTTGTGCTTGCTTTCTGGTGGTGGGCCCTTCACTTATACCTTAAGCCCTTATGATTATCCTGCGGGAATGACGAGTTAAGAGTTTCACAAGAGGAGCTCCATTGGTGTCCTTGATGCAGAGCTActatgttttaatttccattgcaggatcttaaaatttctaaaaaatttaaCACTTCTTTGCCTTTGGGGGATTACTGGTTTATTttgtgctcttttaaaaaaactaaacatttGGCAGTTTCTGGTTATTTCTAACAAATTCTGTGCAAGCCATAAACtagtaaaaaagattttaattcttCATACTATAGAATAGCTCTTCCCTGTGGTGCAGTTGGAGTTAAAGGCCAGTGTGCATACTGCCTCCCTGCTGTTGCTGACTTTTCTCTTCCGTGTTGTTACTAGGAAGAAGCCCCCCATCCAGTACGTCCGCTGTGAGATGGAAGGCTGCGGGACCGTCCTTGCTCACCCACGCTACCTGCAGGTTGGTGGGGCTGTTCTGGAGGAGGCGGGCTCGCGGGCGCGTCCCGTCACTAGTTCTCGTGCTCACTGAAACTTTCTAGTTTGTGACCTGGTGTAGGATCCATTGTTACATATGTAATGTCAACGACAGTCATTTATTAAACATCAAATTACTTCAGTTGGGCTCTTGTTGTTTTAAGTGATTAAGAACCTGAACGTAAATGTTTCCTTGGAATCTTGGGAtattccagtgtttctcatggtgtGAATGCATCTGATATAATAGATGATTGTGTGATAACACACCAAGTCACAGtttaaaaggttttgtttttagcGATTATTAAATAATAAGGTTAACAACTAAAACCTATGATTTCTTGATTactattttgaataaatttttaGTCTGAGGTTTTTAAgtgagtagattttttttttttttaaatgagaaaggaTACAGCTTGTTTTTAGGTCTGGCAGAAGACATGAAATATTAATTACTAAAGCTTAAGAAGTGTTTGATCTTTAACAGCAAGTATAACATGCGACTCAGGCCTTCCGCCCTGATTCTGGTTCTGTTATAATAATGATGGCTATGATTCTTTGGTCATGTACCATTTGCTTCACTAAGCACTGCATAATACACGATCTCTATCCCCACAACAGTCTGACACAGTTAGCGTCATCTCCGTGTTACAGGTGAGAACTGAAGCTCGCAGTGTTGAAGTGTGTCTCCCAGGATCACACTGCTCGCGAGCGACAGGGCCAGGAGGTTAAGCAGTTATGACGGTGCTCCCTGTTGACATACAGGGGGTTTGGTTTCCTTCAGTACTTTGACTTTGCAGAGGAATGAGCTTAGCTTTCTGGAAGCCGTCATTTTTATGTCTTCACTTTGTTTTATTGCTTTAGCACCACATTAAATACCAGCATTTGCTGAAGAAGAAATATGTCTGTCCCCATCCGTCCTGTGGACGACTCTTCAGGCTCCAGAAGCAACTTCTTCGACATGCCAAACATCATACAGGTactttcttaaaatgtttatcaAGTAGCTAAATGCACTGTTAAGTGTAATTTGGTAACTATTCTTTTCTAAACTATCCATCCATTATACCAAGTTTGTTTATAGTACTCTTTGTTTTATAGCCAAGAAACCAGAGGCTGAGCAACATTAGGTAACTTGGCAGTGGTTATTCAGCTAGTTTTCagcataaaacaataataattttggGGGTGATTTCTAATTCTGCTTGAATTAGATGGATACTTGTAGTAACTACCTGGACGAGATGAGGAGTGTGTAGAGGAAGCCTTGATGGTAAGGAGGCTTGCTCACAGTTTATATTGCCTGCTAAAAGTCTCCCGAGACTTCCGCTGCTGTTGGAGTCACAGAGGCGAGCTGGCGAGCCCGCATGTAacctgtggggcttcccaggtggctcagcacgGGAGGCGCAGGAGGCACGGGCTCAATATCTGGGTCAGGGGGATCCGCTGGAGCAGGCACTGGCAGCCCAttgcagtgttcttgcttggaaaatctcacagacagaggatcctggcagactacagcctgtggggtcatgAGGAGACTGGGCACGCACATGACCTCTACCGTAGGAGCTGTTGACTGGAAAAGAGAGATTGAATGCCTTTGTGGTACCTGTTATCAAGTGAGTTCAGACAGCGTTCATTTTCAGCCGCTGGACAGTTTGGTGCAGCTCATGGGGACGGATTGGGCTGGGCAGGGTCAGTGAGGACACCAGTGACGCTGCACCGTTACCCGGCGGAACGCCGTGATGGTCACGTGCCGAGTCCTGCTCAGAGCCGGGCACCTCGCAGCCTCAGCCCTGGGCTTCAGCCTGAGCTCTGCTCACTCCAAGGCTGCAGGCTGCATTCCGCTGGGTCTCTTCAGTGAGCGTGCCGTTTGCACTGTTTCTCTACAGGAGCTGCCATTTCTCTGCTGCTTCTCCCTATTACACTGCCTCATTCTCTAGAATATAGTTTCTGACAACCAGTTTAGACTACTTCAGGTAGATTTTATAAGCCAACTATGACAAACAGTGCTTTAGAAATTAAGTCCATTCCAAATACTTGTATTTAGTTAATAGAATTTTATGATGTCAGTGTTAGAGAGTTTTACTTTTCCAAATAAGTGTGAATTGACGtcctttgaaaatataatttccgTAAGTATGTGAAACGCTCCACATGTGTCCGTCATGCTCCCATGGAGCTGGGAATGTGGCCCAGACCTGAGAGATGGTAAGCCTTCTCCCTGGGTTAGGAGTGTGCCTTTCAGACCGTACTGTTCATGAGGAATGCAGACGGACAGGCCTGGCGTCGTGAGCTCCCCGCTAGAGGTGGCGCGTCTCAGGCCCCGCCTAGACCTGCGTTTGCCTCCGAGTCTCCTAGGGCCCCTAGCTGCTGCCGTGCATTCAGGTGGGAGAGACATGGCTCTTCTCCCACACTTGCTTTTAGAACTGTTTGGGATGGAGGGTAGGATTACATGGATGTTGTTTGCCTCTTGTGTTTTCACTGTGTTTCTAGTCATTTTAAGTGAAAGGCATACGAAGAGTGTAGTGGCCATTTGTTCAACAAGTATACATTGAGCATCTGTTGGTCCAGTTggtgaagaagaaaataagtcCAGGGCTCCTTTGCCCTGTAGGGCTTTTTGAGAGAAGTTTAAATTGTTTATCttgggtaacttttttttttgaaacctgAAACAAGATGTGAGTACCACTTTGTATATGGATCAGTTTTCTTTAGGTGACGTCACATTCTTGTTTTAATGTTGTTGGTTGAATGCCAGCTTCTTTGTATGTAACCGTTCAGCTTTCACAATCTGAGAAAAAGCTGTTTTAACAATAAAAGCTATGAGAAATATAATTGTTTACTTGCTAAGCAATTTATCCTGCATCTGACTTACTGGTAAAACTGAGATTAGGATTCCAGTTCTCATATTTCTCTCTagctgtgttttttattttttttaatgtaaacaggTTCTTACGTTAATGACtagactgaaaaacaaaagattaaaatgacACTTTGCTTTTCTGGGTGTGCTCTGCAGTCTGTGCGGGATTTTAGTTGCTCCACCAGGAACTGCTCTTGGCCAAGAAACTGTGGAGTcctaaaccactggactgccggggaattcCCTTGtgctgtttatttttaagtttcgGTTATCCAGAGTGCTTATATTCTACATTGCTTTTACTCTAAATTCACCTGCCTGATTATCTGCTTGCTTTTTGTAAGCTAGGAAAAAATACTTAAGAGGGATCTAAATGGAACACCAACTAATCACATGTTTTTCTTAGATCAAAGAGATTATATCTGTGAATATTGTGCTCGAGCCTTCAAGAGTTCCCACAACCTGGCAGTGCATCGGATGATTCACACCGGCGAGAAGCCGCTCCAGTGAGTGCTCGTTCCTGGGGCACCCAGGAGAGGCGGGCCCAGTGCCTCTCTTGGGGCTCCAGCCCGCGGCGCGTGGCTTTTCCGCAGCGTGAGGGCGGGCGTGACTGGCGGGGCTAGCGCCCAGGGACCTGATTTGATGACTGAGTTGTCTGTAATGCGACCCTGACCCTGGGTGAGAGGGCGCTTCCTCTCTGTCTTTGATCAGctgtttcctttctccctctccttagATGCGAGATCTGTGGATTCACTTGTCG comes from Cervus elaphus chromosome 1, mCerEla1.1, whole genome shotgun sequence and encodes:
- the ZFP91 gene encoding E3 ubiquitin-protein ligase ZFP91 isoform X1, which translates into the protein MPGETEEPRPPERQDQGGGPAAAEPQPQPPEAAAAAAPAGAPSSRVLRGGRDRGRAAAAAAAAVSRRRKAEYPRRRRSSPSARPADAPGQPAQAAKPPSPAQGKRSPRLLCIEKVPTEKDPKEEKEEEESALAQEAPAAAARPSRGWRGSSRTSVSRHREAENTRSSRSKTGSLQLICKSEPNTDQLDYDATEEHQSPGGISSDEEEEEEEEMLISEEEIPFKDDPRDETYKPHLERETPKPRRKSGKVKEEKEKKEIKVEVEVEVKEEENEIRDDEEPPRKRGRRRKDDKSPRLPKRRKKPPIQYVRCEMEGCGTVLAHPRYLQHHIKYQHLLKKKYVCPHPSCGRLFRLQKQLLRHAKHHTDQRDYICEYCARAFKSSHNLAVHRMIHTGEKPLQCEICGFTCRQKASLNWHMKKHDADSFYQFSCNICGKKFEKKDSVVAHKAKSHPEVLIAEALAANAGALITSTDMLGAGPEALGPPAAGQGLPLLPGPLGAPAPGDCLLLEAEGVSKAFCGGPERVSLVADGKLFVGGGGGAGADGLVMNSDILGATAEVLIEDSDSAGP
- the ZFP91 gene encoding E3 ubiquitin-protein ligase ZFP91 isoform X2; translated protein: MPGETEEPRPPERQDQGGGPAAAEPQPQPPEAAAAAAPAGAPSSRVLRGGRDRGRAAAAAAAAVSRRRKAEYPRRRRSSPSARPADAPGQPAQAAKPPSPAQGKRSPRLLCIEKVPTEKDPKEEKEEEESALAQEAPAAAARPSRGWRGSSRTSVSRHREAENTRSSRSKTGSLQLICKSEPNTDQLDYDATEEHQSPGGISDEEEEEEEEMLISEEEIPFKDDPRDETYKPHLERETPKPRRKSGKVKEEKEKKEIKVEVEVEVKEEENEIRDDEEPPRKRGRRRKDDKSPRLPKRRKKPPIQYVRCEMEGCGTVLAHPRYLQHHIKYQHLLKKKYVCPHPSCGRLFRLQKQLLRHAKHHTDQRDYICEYCARAFKSSHNLAVHRMIHTGEKPLQCEICGFTCRQKASLNWHMKKHDADSFYQFSCNICGKKFEKKDSVVAHKAKSHPEVLIAEALAANAGALITSTDMLGAGPEALGPPAAGQGLPLLPGPLGAPAPGDCLLLEAEGVSKAFCGGPERVSLVADGKLFVGGGGGAGADGLVMNSDILGATAEVLIEDSDSAGP